The Mycolicibacterium cosmeticum sequence GGACGCTATCGTTGCACTGTTGTCTCGACTGAGAGCGAATGGGAGTGCTTCTTGGCCATCGGTGATTACCTGCGCATTTTCCGCAGGCTGTGGTGGGTGGTTGTGGGGGCACTGGCGATCGGAGCCGTGGTGGGGTACCTGACCACCTTGTTTGCCACACCGCAGTACGCATCGACCGTCCGACTGTTCGTCACGACCCAGAGCGGTACCTCGGTCGGTGACGCCTACCAGAACAACTTGTTCTCGCAAGAACGTGTCTTCTCCTACGCCGGCCTGGCCACCAGTGAGCAGGTGGCCGTGCGCGCCGTCGACCAGCTGAAGGCGCCCATCACCACCGACGAGCTGCGCGCGAAGATCACCGCGGTGCCCATGCCGCAGACCGTGCTGCTCGACGTGACCGTCAAGGACGCCGACCCGGCCGCGGCGCAGCGGTACGCCAACGCCGTCGCCGATCAGCTGGTCAAGGTGACCGCCGAGCTGGAGACGTCGCGGCGCGGGGGCGAGGCCGCGGCGGGTGCGGTGATCGTCGACGAGGCCAGCTACGGCACCTTGGTGCCGTCCATGGGCCTGGCCACCCGGATCGCGGCCGGTGCCGTGGGCGGTTTGCTGGTCGGCGTGCTCATCGCCCTGGCCATCGGGGCGTCGGACACCAAGCTGCGCCGCCGCGAGCGCGTCGAGGAAGTGTCCGGCGTGGCGCTGCTCGGCACCCTGATCGAGGACGACAGCCGCGACGGTGTCATCGACATCGCCGCGGGCGGGCCCGCCGTCGAACGGTTGCGGGAACTGCGCACCAACGTGCAGTTCGCCCGCACCCCGGGCGGGCAGCAGCCCCGGGTCATCGCGGTCACCAGCCCGTCCCCGCAGGACGGGCGGTCCTCCACCGCGGTCGACCTGGCCGTGGCGTTCGCCGAGGCCGGCCACTCCGTGCTGCTGGTCGACGGGGACCTGGTGAACCCGTCGCTGCCGGCGCTGCTGAAACTGGCCCCCGAGGACACCGCCCGGGCAGCAGCCAACGGCTTCACCACCCTGGTCGCCGGCCAGCACGACATCTCCGAGACCGTCATCGACGTCGCCGACCGCGGCTTCTCGCTGCTCGCGGCCGGACCGGTGCCGACGGTGCGCGGTGAGCTGTGGGGCGACGAGGCGGTGCCGCGCGTGCTCGAGGTGCTGCGCAGGCATTTCGACTACG is a genomic window containing:
- a CDS encoding polysaccharide biosynthesis tyrosine autokinase; the encoded protein is MAIGDYLRIFRRLWWVVVGALAIGAVVGYLTTLFATPQYASTVRLFVTTQSGTSVGDAYQNNLFSQERVFSYAGLATSEQVAVRAVDQLKAPITTDELRAKITAVPMPQTVLLDVTVKDADPAAAQRYANAVADQLVKVTAELETSRRGGEAAAGAVIVDEASYGTLVPSMGLATRIAAGAVGGLLVGVLIALAIGASDTKLRRRERVEEVSGVALLGTLIEDDSRDGVIDIAAGGPAVERLRELRTNVQFARTPGGQQPRVIAVTSPSPQDGRSSTAVDLAVAFAEAGHSVLLVDGDLVNPSLPALLKLAPEDTARAAANGFTTLVAGQHDISETVIDVADRGFSLLAAGPVPTVRGELWGDEAVPRVLEVLRRHFDYVIIDTPPLTKYSDGAVAAALGDGALVLGRIGHTKSSALRKALKVLDTAHAGVLGVVATCEPGHRRELTGHRKQQNAAGDQGASQDGPDEDGARHLARSQTTG